A DNA window from Deinococcus sonorensis KR-87 contains the following coding sequences:
- a CDS encoding response regulator — MKRVLLVEDHLPDALLLTELLELAGVQWQVGHAQTFAHAVQCWTAGPYELLLLDLDITDGWGLELLERALALVEGAPVVVLSGQDNPVVAAQAVQMGAHAYVVKGFDAAERLVTLMDDPPADQVG; from the coding sequence GTGAAGCGGGTCCTGCTGGTCGAGGACCACCTGCCGGACGCCCTGCTGCTGACGGAACTGCTGGAGCTGGCCGGCGTGCAGTGGCAGGTGGGACACGCCCAGACCTTCGCCCACGCCGTGCAGTGCTGGACGGCCGGGCCCTACGAGCTGCTGCTGCTGGATCTCGACATCACGGACGGGTGGGGGCTGGAGCTGCTGGAGCGGGCCCTGGCGCTGGTGGAAGGGGCGCCCGTGGTGGTGCTGAGCGGCCAGGACAACCCGGTCGTGGCGGCGCAGGCGGTGCAGATGGGCGCGCACGCGTACGTCGTGAAAGGGTTTGACGCGGCAGAGCGCCTGGTGACCCTGATGGATGATCCGCCGGCGGACCAGGTGGGATAA
- a CDS encoding SDR family oxidoreductase yields the protein MQITGNTMLITGGGSGIGRALAEAFHQLGNTVIIAGRRQQALDEVTAANPGIIPVVLDVNDAHAIHEVVGHLVQTYPALNVLVNNAGVMRAESVHDLPGMLRVAEETVTTNLLGPIRLTNALLGHFHQQAQQDPHHRAAILNVTSGLAFVPRADTPTYSATKAALHSYTEGLRALLRGTTTQVIELIPPLTATELTPGQSANPRALPLEAYIRETMALLQSQPDATEIIIERVKFQRYAEREHRYDEAFRTINP from the coding sequence ATGCAGATCACCGGAAACACCATGCTCATCACCGGGGGCGGCTCCGGCATTGGCCGCGCGCTCGCGGAAGCCTTTCACCAGCTCGGCAATACGGTCATCATTGCGGGTCGTCGGCAGCAGGCGCTCGATGAGGTCACGGCCGCCAACCCAGGCATCATCCCGGTCGTCCTGGACGTGAACGATGCCCACGCCATCCATGAGGTCGTCGGCCACCTGGTGCAGACCTACCCCGCGCTGAACGTGCTGGTGAACAACGCCGGCGTGATGCGCGCCGAAAGTGTCCATGATCTGCCGGGGATGCTCCGCGTGGCTGAGGAGACCGTCACCACCAACCTGCTCGGGCCGATCCGGCTGACCAACGCGTTGCTCGGCCATTTTCACCAGCAGGCGCAGCAGGACCCCCATCACCGCGCGGCGATTCTGAACGTCACGTCGGGCCTGGCGTTCGTTCCCCGGGCCGACACGCCCACGTACAGCGCCACCAAGGCGGCCCTGCATTCCTACACCGAAGGGCTGCGGGCGCTCCTGCGCGGCACCACCACCCAGGTGATTGAACTGATCCCGCCGCTCACCGCGACCGAACTGACGCCGGGCCAGTCGGCCAACCCACGGGCGTTGCCGCTCGAGGCCTACATCCGTGAGACGATGGCGCTGCTGCAAAGCCAACCGGACGCCACCGAGATCATCATCGAACGGGTCAAGTTCCAGCGGTACGCCGAGCGCGAGCACCGCTATGACGAGGCGTTCCGCACCATCAACCCGTGA